A window of Candidatus Saccharibacteria bacterium contains these coding sequences:
- a CDS encoding DUF4868 domain-containing protein, which translates to MAAEEAEAKSVVEEVEASDTAEAPVDAELLAAAAEPEAPVLTNPVVPTEAPVPQSAVPSTAADNNLTDIFQWANNVEAVRDLLEVELYLVDKHYGVYTAMYDAGLKRDMAAYFLKGILKDVNAGAARGMSVRDFELAEDEEGVLQHTRLPRVEHAADVIANIEEAGADIEPFSATNHEFKNIKCMIARFNHKNLKKPFYIVKLVPQSQVLKGDSAWMFSGRGFEPFSADAGLKVTPDSQVLIAGDDVFIFNQAKFEKIFNYNAKWASIAHQKVAEIEANYNLSFADGLDLQTLLKKKKSLVKKLQKIDLTEIKQDALVDHSDELGLELMLDDLGAIIIMDAKDLDKFVNLLNDDYVSSKLTGKVYEAKSKKPLNEEKPQKLPAPKE; encoded by the coding sequence ATGGCAGCAGAAGAAGCAGAGGCGAAGTCAGTCGTCGAAGAAGTTGAAGCAAGTGATACGGCGGAGGCGCCAGTAGACGCCGAACTCCTCGCAGCGGCGGCGGAGCCTGAAGCGCCAGTGCTGACTAATCCCGTCGTGCCGACGGAAGCGCCAGTGCCGCAGTCGGCCGTGCCGTCCACTGCTGCAGATAACAATCTGACCGATATCTTCCAGTGGGCCAACAACGTCGAGGCCGTGCGCGACCTGCTCGAAGTCGAGCTCTATCTCGTCGACAAACACTACGGCGTCTACACCGCCATGTACGATGCCGGCCTGAAGCGTGACATGGCCGCCTACTTTCTCAAGGGCATCCTCAAGGACGTCAACGCCGGCGCCGCCCGCGGCATGAGCGTCCGGGACTTCGAGCTGGCCGAAGACGAAGAAGGCGTGCTGCAGCACACCCGGCTGCCGCGCGTCGAGCATGCGGCCGATGTCATCGCCAATATTGAGGAGGCCGGAGCGGATATCGAGCCGTTCTCGGCCACCAACCACGAGTTCAAGAACATCAAGTGCATGATAGCGCGCTTCAATCACAAGAACCTTAAGAAGCCGTTTTATATCGTCAAGCTGGTGCCGCAGTCGCAGGTGCTCAAGGGCGATTCGGCCTGGATGTTCAGTGGCCGTGGTTTTGAGCCGTTCTCGGCTGACGCCGGCCTGAAAGTGACGCCCGACAGCCAGGTGCTGATCGCTGGCGACGACGTCTTTATCTTTAACCAGGCCAAGTTTGAGAAGATATTCAACTACAACGCCAAGTGGGCCAGCATCGCCCATCAGAAAGTGGCTGAGATCGAGGCCAACTACAACCTGAGTTTTGCTGACGGCCTCGACCTGCAGACGCTGTTGAAAAAGAAGAAAAGCCTGGTCAAGAAGCTGCAGAAGATCGACCTGACGGAGATAAAGCAGGACGCCCTGGTGGATCACTCCGATGAGCTGGGCCTGGAGCTGATGCTTGATGACCTCGGTGCCATCATTATCATGGATGCCAAAGACCTGGATAAGTTCGTCAACCTGCTCAATGATGACTATGTTTCCTCCAAGCTGACCGGCAAGGTGTACGAAGCCAAGAGCAAGAAGCCGCTGAACGAGGAAAAGCCACAGAAACTGCCGGCACCGAAGGAGTAG
- a CDS encoding DUF1801 domain-containing protein, with amino-acid sequence MKADTTIIDEYFSGTGDREADLRRVYHAVCAAVPRLEPFLFDSGSIEMVSWGMFHQRYASGREVEWPLIGLANQKNYISLYICAVKDGQYLPERYGERLGKVNNGKSCIRFRSADDLNMTELRHMLHEAGAWLKSQSR; translated from the coding sequence GTGAAAGCCGACACCACAATCATCGATGAGTACTTCAGCGGTACCGGCGATAGAGAGGCGGACCTGCGCCGGGTGTACCATGCCGTCTGCGCTGCCGTGCCGCGCCTGGAGCCGTTTTTGTTTGATAGCGGTTCGATTGAGATGGTCAGCTGGGGCATGTTCCACCAGCGCTACGCCAGCGGCCGCGAGGTGGAATGGCCGCTGATCGGCCTCGCCAACCAAAAGAACTACATCAGCCTCTATATATGCGCCGTCAAGGATGGCCAGTACCTGCCCGAGCGCTATGGCGAGCGGCTGGGCAAGGTGAATAACGGTAAGAGTTGCATCCGGTTCCGCAGCGCGGATGACCTCAACATGACTGAACTGCGCCACATGCTGCACGAAGCGGGTGCATGGCTGAAGAGCCAATCCAGATAA
- a CDS encoding NUDIX hydrolase has product MHTTITRYCATCGQTAEAQSAHKYVCHDGHENWVDPVPGTTLYILNPEGDAVLYGVRSIGENAGKLNVPSGYVDMGETAEQAAYREAREEMGVEIELLDILGTYTSGRGNQWVLNVVFVARITSGIPMPGDDLSGGEARWIGADALPGRDELAWPWQYAAQQDLQHWLSRQPVAVQKML; this is encoded by the coding sequence ATGCATACGACTATTACGCGGTACTGCGCTACCTGCGGCCAGACGGCCGAGGCGCAGTCGGCACATAAATACGTCTGCCACGATGGACATGAGAACTGGGTGGATCCGGTACCGGGCACGACGCTATACATCCTTAATCCCGAGGGTGACGCCGTGTTGTACGGCGTGCGCAGCATCGGCGAGAATGCCGGCAAGCTGAACGTGCCAAGCGGCTACGTCGATATGGGCGAGACGGCCGAGCAGGCTGCCTACCGTGAGGCCCGTGAGGAGATGGGGGTCGAAATAGAGCTGCTGGACATCCTGGGCACCTATACCAGCGGCCGCGGCAACCAGTGGGTGCTCAACGTCGTCTTCGTGGCCCGTATCACCTCTGGGATTCCAATGCCCGGCGATGACCTGTCTGGCGGCGAGGCCCGCTGGATCGGCGCCGATGCCCTGCCGGGGCGCGACGAACTGGCCTGGCCGTGGCAATATGCGGCGCAACAGGATCTGCAGCACTGGCTGTCGCGCCAGCCCGTCGCCGTACAAAAGATGCTATAG
- a CDS encoding ribonuclease HI translates to MITYYTDGSASPNPGPGGYAVIRDMKPVALGSEPGGTATTNIRMEGFAIMAALKDADGQPCEIYTDSEFWINVITKWSLGWEKNGWKKKGGEIKNLDIVQEVCPLFRRSRATLIWVRGHNNDPGNELADHWANEARKQHLGKK, encoded by the coding sequence ATGATTACCTACTACACCGATGGCTCCGCCAGCCCCAACCCCGGCCCCGGCGGCTATGCCGTCATACGCGATATGAAACCAGTAGCGCTTGGTTCCGAGCCGGGCGGCACGGCCACCACCAACATCCGCATGGAAGGCTTTGCCATCATGGCTGCCCTTAAGGACGCCGACGGCCAGCCCTGCGAAATCTATACCGACAGTGAGTTCTGGATCAACGTCATCACCAAATGGTCGCTGGGCTGGGAGAAGAACGGCTGGAAGAAGAAGGGCGGCGAAATCAAGAACCTCGACATCGTCCAGGAGGTCTGCCCGCTGTTCCGCAGGAGTCGCGCCACCCTTATCTGGGTGCGCGGCCACAATAACGACCCCGGCAACGAACTGGCCGACCATTGGGCCAACGAGGCGCGCAAACAGCATCTGGGTAAAAAATAG